The nucleotide sequence ATTGAACAGTGTGTTGAAAAGGGCGTAAAAAGCGCCATAGTTGTTTCCACCGGCTTCGGTGAAACCGGTGCTGAGGGCAAAGAAATCGAGCGGAAGATGCTTGAGATTGCCCGCAAAGGCGGCCTGCGTATTCAGGGCCCGAACTGCATGGGTACTTATAGCGCCGCTGTGAATATGAACGCCAGTATCATTGATCTGGCTCCCGGCCCCATGAGCCTTGTACTGCAAAGCGGAAACTTCGGTATTGATCTGAACTTCAACGCTAAGGCGCGAAATCTGGGTTACAGCTGTTGGGCTACCATCGGTAATCAGATGGACCTTCGTTTTCACGACTTTGTGAAATACATCGAAGAAGACGACAGCACTAAGGTTCTTCTTCTATATATGGAAGGGTTGCGTGTTGAATCAGAAGAAGATGGTCGCAAGTTCATCGAAGCTGCCCGCAAAACTGCTCTTAAGAAACCTGTCGCTGCAATCAAAATTGGTCGTAGTGCTGCAGGTGCAAGAGCCGCTGCATCACATACCGGTTCTTTAGCCGGTAGTGAAAAAATCTTTGACGCAGCTCTCCGTCAATCCGGTATTATCCGGGTGGACAGTCCTAACGAGTTGTTGGACGTCGCGGAAGCTTTTTCCAAGTGTAAGCCTGCCCATGGTAAGCGTATCGCCATTCTTACTGATGGTGGAGGTCATGGAGTCATGGCTACAGATTCAGCCGAAAGCTTTAAGCTGGAAGCCCCTGTTCTTTCAGATGCCACACAGGAAAAATTGAGCGCTATTCTGATGCCTCATTGTCCTATCAAAAACCCTGTTGATCTTGCGGGTACCCCTGAAGCTGATATGTGGGTTTTTGATCGTTGTCTTGATGTGCTTTTGAATGATCCTGATGTTGACGGTGTTGTTATCGTGGGACTCTACGGTGGTTATGCTGATCTTTCGGAAGAATTCCGTGAGAAAGAAATGGATGTGGCCAAAAGTATGGTCGCTCGTGTGCGTGTTTCTGACAAACCTGTTGTCATGCATTCCATCTATGCTCCTCAGCGTCCAGAATGCCTCGCCTATATCAGTGATAGGGGCGTGCCGGTATTCGATTCCGTGAAAGCAGCTATGCGTACTATGGGTGCGTTGGTGAGCTACGATGAAGGCCGTAAGGCTCTGCTGGAAGAAGCTGAAGCTGCCGCTCCGACTCTACCTGCCGATCGTAAGGAAAAGACTAATGCCATTTTTGATGCAGTACGTGCGAGTGGTCGCATCAATTTGGTTGAGACTGAAGCTCGTGACGTGCTGAGTGCTTATGGCTTGCCTCTTGCTGAATGTCATCTTGCCCTTAATACGAAT is from Maridesulfovibrio ferrireducens and encodes:
- a CDS encoding acetate--CoA ligase family protein, with translation MSELKTLFRPRSVALIGASRDTKKYGYWTAKSLFENKYKGDVYLISRSGGEILGHETYPDILAVKGDVDLAIIAIAPKYILPVIEQCVEKGVKSAIVVSTGFGETGAEGKEIERKMLEIARKGGLRIQGPNCMGTYSAAVNMNASIIDLAPGPMSLVLQSGNFGIDLNFNAKARNLGYSCWATIGNQMDLRFHDFVKYIEEDDSTKVLLLYMEGLRVESEEDGRKFIEAARKTALKKPVAAIKIGRSAAGARAAASHTGSLAGSEKIFDAALRQSGIIRVDSPNELLDVAEAFSKCKPAHGKRIAILTDGGGHGVMATDSAESFKLEAPVLSDATQEKLSAILMPHCPIKNPVDLAGTPEADMWVFDRCLDVLLNDPDVDGVVIVGLYGGYADLSEEFREKEMDVAKSMVARVRVSDKPVVMHSIYAPQRPECLAYISDRGVPVFDSVKAAMRTMGALVSYDEGRKALLEEAEAAAPTLPADRKEKTNAIFDAVRASGRINLVETEARDVLSAYGLPLAECHLALNTNEAAEKYEALGGKVVMKIVSPDILHKTDAGGVTLNIDSAQAARDAFERLVDNGLKYKPDADIFGVMLTPMLPGGVECIIGASHDTTFGPTVMFGLGGIFVEILKDISFRVAPVNMPSCRQMIREIKGHKLLEGARGSVPCDIEALAETVCVISYMVNELREVAEVDLNPVFAWEKGLAVADARIVLHP